From a single Pelodiscus sinensis isolate JC-2024 chromosome 4, ASM4963464v1, whole genome shotgun sequence genomic region:
- the LOC142829202 gene encoding uncharacterized protein LOC142829202, with product MGPELLHVEDHLPGAYSWLTPARSLAHPGPPMMQHPPVAHHPTPEVSRHLPLEPGHITAWWHHQFGVGKSTIGDILMQSSGPSTLSCSAESSASTTWRAPWGHFTNIYVGWSGRAHNAQVFRNSSLCTQLEVGTFFPQQEFLVGNQTMPVCIVGDAAYPLMPWLMRPYTGQLDHTKDIFNAHLNRACLQVKCAFGCLKGWFCCLLTHLDVGEHNIPKVAAACCVLHNLVECKGEAFLRGWVAEATHEGYGHGFEKLWKATTRQAHQAGCTYGRPSGRGSLRNHSDFPKGFHNRGFTLPPHTCLVFKQND from the exons ATGggtccagaacttctgcatgtggaagacCACCTTCCAGGAGCCTActcctggctcacccctgccaggAGTCTGGCTCACCCCGGCCCTCCAATGATgcaacacccacctgtggcccatcaTCCCACTCCAGAAGTGAGTCGCCATCTCCCTCTGGAACCTGGCCACATTACTGCTTGGTGGCACcaccagtttggagtggggaagtccaccattggggACATCCTGATGCAG TCATCTGGGCCATCAACTCTctcctgctctgcagagtcatcaGCATCCACGACCTGGAGGGCACCATGGGGCcattttacaaacatttatgtggggtggtcaggcagggctcACAATGCCCAAGTATTTAGGAACTCAAGCCTGTGCACCCAGCTGGAAGTGGGCACCTTTTTTCCCCAACAGGAGTTTCTGGTGGGCAACCAGActatgccagtgtgcatagtgggaGATGCAGCATACCCACtaatgccctggctaatgcgccCCTACACCGGACAGCTGGATCACACCAAAGACATTTTTAACGCCCACCTCAACAGAGCCTGCCTCCAGGTGAAGTGCGCCTTCGGGTGTCTGAAGGGATGgttctgctgcctcctcacccacctggatgTTGGGGAGCACAATATCCCCAAGGTGgcggcagcctgctgtgtgctccacaacctagtGGAGTGCAAGGGAGAGGCCTTTCTCCgggggtgggtggcagaggcCACTCACGAGGGCTATGGCCATGGCTTTGAGAAGCTCTGGAAAGCTACAActcgccaggcccatcaggctgggtGCACATACGGGAGGCCTtcagggagaggttctctcaggaACCACAGTGACTTTCCCAAGGGCTTCCATAACAGGGGCTTCACCCTTCCCCCTCACACCTGCTTGGTTTTCAAACAAAATGACTAA
- the RNF141 gene encoding RING finger protein 141 isoform X2, giving the protein MGQQISNHTHTVISKLPEKLVKHASLVRESGFLTYEEFLGRVAELNDVTTKLASGQDKHLLFEVQPGSDSTALWKMVVRILCTKINKTSGIVEASRIMNLYQFMQLYKDITSQAAGVLAQSSASEGTAASLSSLSSCQASLWMGRVKQLTEEEECCICMDGRADLILPCAHSFCQKCIDKWSDRHRNCPICRLQVTGTNDSWVVSDAPTEDDVVSYILNMVDEAGQPHRP; this is encoded by the exons ATGGGTCAACAGATTtcaaaccacacacacactgttattAGCAAGTTGCCAGAAAAATTAGTAAAACATGCATCTTTGGTTCGAGAAAGTGGCTTTCTGACTTATGAAGAGTTTCTGGGGAGAGTAGCTGAACTTAATGATGT CACCACAAAGTTGGCTTCTGGCCAGGACAAACATCTGCTGTTTGAAGTGCAGCCAGGTTCTGATTCCACTGCTCTTTGGAAGATGGTGGTTCGGATTCTCTGTACTAAG ATAAACAAAACAAGTGGCATTGTAGAAGCTTCAAGAATTATGAACTTATATCAGTTTATGCAGCTTTATAAAGACATCACAAGTCAAGCAGCAGGAGTTCTTGCACAGAGCAGTGCCTCTGAAGGGACTGCTGCAAGTCTATCATCTCTGTCATCTTGCCAGGCCAGCTTATGGATGGGAAG AGTTAAACAGCTGACTGAGGAGGAGGAATGTTGCATCTGCATGGATGGACGTGCTGATTTGATTCTTCCATGTGCTCACAGCTTTTGTCAGAAGTGCATTGATAAATG GAGTGATCGCCACAGGAACTGTCCTATTTGCCGTCTACAAGTGACTGGGACAAATGATTCTTGGGTAGTGTCAGATGCACCTACAGAAGATGATGTTGTTAGCTATATACTCAACATGGTAGATGAAGCAGGCCAGCCTCACAGACCATGA
- the RNF141 gene encoding RING finger protein 141 isoform X1, translated as MVLSRIVNTCMVIRSPPAYIRDSSRGRPELVLVGYQCSSPSPSAAVQGWGLATGTSICSHRATYIPHAAAFDTAAAARRSGGSTTKLASGQDKHLLFEVQPGSDSTALWKMVVRILCTKINKTSGIVEASRIMNLYQFMQLYKDITSQAAGVLAQSSASEGTAASLSSLSSCQASLWMGRVKQLTEEEECCICMDGRADLILPCAHSFCQKCIDKWSDRHRNCPICRLQVTGTNDSWVVSDAPTEDDVVSYILNMVDEAGQPHRP; from the exons ATGGTCCTTAGTAGGATTGTGAACACGTGCATGGTTATACGCAGCCCCCCTGcctatatcagagacagcagcagggggaggccgGAACTGGTGCTTGTGGGGTATCAATGTAGCTCTCCTTCCCCCAGTGCTGCAGTGCAAGGGTGGGGGCTGGCAACAGGCACAAGCAtctgctcccacagagccacctacatcccccatgctgctgcttttgatacAGCAGCGGCAGCGCGGAGGAGTGGAGGCAG CACCACAAAGTTGGCTTCTGGCCAGGACAAACATCTGCTGTTTGAAGTGCAGCCAGGTTCTGATTCCACTGCTCTTTGGAAGATGGTGGTTCGGATTCTCTGTACTAAG ATAAACAAAACAAGTGGCATTGTAGAAGCTTCAAGAATTATGAACTTATATCAGTTTATGCAGCTTTATAAAGACATCACAAGTCAAGCAGCAGGAGTTCTTGCACAGAGCAGTGCCTCTGAAGGGACTGCTGCAAGTCTATCATCTCTGTCATCTTGCCAGGCCAGCTTATGGATGGGAAG AGTTAAACAGCTGACTGAGGAGGAGGAATGTTGCATCTGCATGGATGGACGTGCTGATTTGATTCTTCCATGTGCTCACAGCTTTTGTCAGAAGTGCATTGATAAATG GAGTGATCGCCACAGGAACTGTCCTATTTGCCGTCTACAAGTGACTGGGACAAATGATTCTTGGGTAGTGTCAGATGCACCTACAGAAGATGATGTTGTTAGCTATATACTCAACATGGTAGATGAAGCAGGCCAGCCTCACAGACCATGA